Genomic segment of Centropristis striata isolate RG_2023a ecotype Rhode Island chromosome 21, C.striata_1.0, whole genome shotgun sequence:
aatgcatacatttaaaactCTCTATTAGCAGctttaataacattaaaaacaacattaaagcaTATGACAGCATATTCTGGGTTGCCAGGTTGTAAAAAATCCCCTTTTCTCGAGTTTAGCTCTTTTCTGTTTGGTAATTATTCAGTAATTAATGTTGGGAATTCATTTAAATCAACCAAATCCTGCAGATTTAAAAGGTAACAAGTCATTTATAAAGACGTTTATTCCAGCAAGTGAGCAGTAAATGTTAATAAGATGTTAATAAACAGGTTTGATTATCTAGTCAGCAGTTCTAAGCATTATAAGTCAATAATAAAAAGGCTTATTCCAACAAGTCTGCAGTTATTTGTGAAGTAATTAATAggtttcaaattttaaaaaaataacattacaaaCGACATTAAAGCATATATAACAGCACATTctgggttgccaggttgtgGAAAAATCCCCTTTTCTGGAGTTTAgctcttttcttttggtaattattCAGTACTTAATGTTGGgaattaatttataaatgctcatggctttattactttctaataagaCATAAAGTCTGCAGTTATTAATGTTAAAAGTAGTTTATATAATGGTTTTAAATCAACCAAATCAGCTTATATAGCATAGATATATAGAGTATATTGTGCAAATGTAAGGTGTCAATAGTGTAGGAGaagtatttaaaaagttaagtaaaataAGAACAGTGCAAGAATATTTCTACAtgctaatataaaaaaatgttttaaaaatcaaacaaattgGGGATAAATACAATGAGGAAATGTAGCAGACTAACAGAGCAAAAACAGTGCAAGAATGAAGATTATTGTGGATTAAATACAAATAGAAGATAGATAGGTAAACAACTTAAATTGTGCATAAGAGAGTTGGGATTTATGGGTCATTAAGAAAACGTAATTTCCACAttagagaaaaacatttaaacaggaGCCTTAAATCACCCTGCACGTTTTTAAGGCCTTTAAAATTTCATTTACCATTTAGAAGCAGTATATAAACACTAAATAACTGCTTTACTACACACTATAATATAGTTATTAGTGGAtgtttattatagttattataattCCTACAAATAGAAGCACTTATGTCAAGATATAATGAATGATAATACAAACACAGTTATACTGTTTATATCAGGGGTGCAAGAAAATATCATTACACTTAACAAtcaaaaccacaattaacagtttattattatagatttatagTTTGCAGATTGCATAAATAGTAATGCTGTGATGACAAATAtaactgataaaaacaaataaaggggTCAActgttattgcattaaaaagtaaagttttACCTAAATAAGTGTATGCACATGGTGGCTTGTTCTATACTGTGTCAGTTTTcctaaaattagatttaaaaaatcacaatttatcACGTCACCTCCAGTATCGCGATATATCGTCACAGCCTGTATCATGATACCTATAATATTGCCACATTATTTCAAATACACAGGCATactgtacataaataaacacttaaagCTATCTGCTTACAACAATATTATAATGTGCTACAAATGATTGAAGTGTTTGTTTAGGCTTCTGcctaaatatgttaaattattcCTTCAAACTCAAACCAACACTTCTTCTCTGCATTACTATAATcaacacattaaaatgtatttatcttaCTTTTCTCTTTGGCTCTCATCTTCACTTCTCCGTCCGGTCAACGGTTTCTGTTGGAGCTGTTTGTTGAGGTCCTCCTCACGTTTCCCTGCAAACTAAAACACTCCTCCTCGGCCGTGCAGGCAGCAGGCAGTGAAAGGAAGATAAATGACGTGCCGAACAATGCCCCACATTCAAGGGCCTGTCCTGCAACTTTCACAGATGTCATATTCTCCAGCAACGTGCAGctaaaagagagaagaaagggaAAAACGCTCAAACGTATGTAGTCTGGTGAGGGCCTGCAGCCTCTGTTGGTGAAAACTCAACAATATTACAAAGATAcagcttgatttaaaaaaaacaacacaggttTTAagttagaaatataaaaaaaaacagatataagcaattaaaaactaaatttagTAAAATTAAAACAGTGCTTGTAGCCTCCTTTGGTCAAAACTCAATataaaactccacacagaactcTATTCACAAAAACATCATTTGAACAGCTGCAGAAAACATCAAACATCTACTGTTGTTTACCTTAAAATAACAACTTTAAATGAGTGTTTTGTTCCTCCAGAGGTGAAGTGTCATCACCTACATACTCCCCAAGACGCGAATTTGTGGCTGCTGCTATATTTACACAAATTCGGATCTACAGGGTATATATAGATGACAGGTGGTCGGCACGAGCTGCAGCCTTCTGAAGCATCTAATTACAAACTgccaaaaactgaaaactgtGCACTCAGATTAAATAATGCAAATCTTTTACTCTGTAATTATGATCTTGTCTTTAAATTGCACCTATTTCTTATATTGCATACATTAAAACTCACTATTAACAGctttaataacattaaaaacaacattaaagcaTTTATAACAGCACATTctgggttgccaggttgtgaAAAATCCCCTTTTCTCGAGTTTAGctcttttatttttggtaataatTCAGTTATTGATGTTATAAATGCTTATGGCTTTATAACTTTCAAATATGACATCAAGTCTGCTGTTAATCATGATATAAACACTTTGATAATggttttaaatcaacaaaatccTGCAGATACAAATGTTAATAAGTCATTAATAAAGAGTGTTAATAAGATGTTAATAAACAGGTTTGATTATTTACTCAGCAGTTATAAACATTAATAAGTCATTAATAAAAAGATTTATTCCAACAAATCTGCATTTGTAAGTAATTAATAAAAGTGCtataataaacatatatttatatcgTAATAGGCCAAGTCGGTAATAAAGAGGTTTAATAAATCATTAATTAATATGTGTGCACTAATAAATGCTAGTTGTTCATTATTAATAGGGGTTTGATCCACCAAATCTgcagttttaaatattaatatgtatttaattaagAGTTTTCATCCATTAAGTCTGCagctttaaatgttaataagtCATTAATAACAGATTTTAATCAAACAAATCTGCAGCTTTAATGCACTAAATCTAAGTTTTAACCCCCAGCATTATTATTTGTAGTTTATAAAAcattagtttattatttaataaccattaatattaaccattaaagtattttattgaCGGTTTAACCACTgtaatttaaattgaaaaaatgtcAGTTAACTCAGTATTTCTGCACATTATAGGAGAGACATTAAACTGTTTGTGTCACTGTCAGGCTACAcatgtaaactttatttaaatatttgttgtttCAGGCTCACAGTGCTGCACGAAATGTCAATAAAACCATcaaaaatactccattacaactAAATCCTgcactcaagtaaaagtacagaactATAAGCAACAAAACACTTTACGTTTCAAACATAAAAAGTCCCCCTgtcagtgatttttttgttattttcttgttGTAGCTGCAGATGTTGGGGCTGTTTTTAACCACTTTATATAGTGCAGCAAGTCTCAGTCTAGAGGCCAGGCAGCTTCTCAGATAAATCTGATGGTTCGAGATGATTAATCAGTGAAGATAAAAGAGGAAAACTGCAAAAATCTGTTTCTATTGTGTGGACTTCTCTgtcatatttgttgtttttgtgaaatGTTGGATCATTTGACCTCTTTGGGCCTCAAATTGTTGTTTAAATGAGACCATCTGGgaggaaaaacatttatttggtCTATCAACTTCTACACTTTTTTAACTGAAAAGTTCTTGTTCTGTTGCAGCGTGTCGCAGTCTGAACCTTTGTCAGAAAGCTCCCAGCTCCTGTTTTACAGGTTTTCTGTATGAATTAGACTCAATATTTTCTCTTCAAACAGTCATTTCTATTAAGAAtgcatgaaatctttaaaggctgttttctcagaatgagttttttctcataaacctCAACTTCAGTTGCACTTACAAACtaaccagttttattcctaactagattatgaaaaacatgacttttttGTGGCTTTTGACAGTTAAAAATCCATGAAAAGGAGATATCCCAATTTTCATATAGAATTTCAATATccctaatgtaaaaaaacatacgtaaaaataaatctaatgtaTCAACATGatgaaataattttgaaattttcttcagattcagatttcttCAGATTTATGttctggaaatatatgcaaataagTGCATTTTTCAAAGAGTTCACACCTcaatttgcatatctaaacataacatttcagaaaacttgtaatgcaaaaaaatattgtcttaatgtaaataataaactagagaagtttcatggtgttatctataaatttaaaaaaaataccctaTTCACCTGCAGAGTCTCTTCTTAATCTTTAAACTTCAACATGTTATAAACTTATCATCTTTATGTAAAATTTTAATCTGAAAACTACAATTTTAGCTGTCAGATATATTataagagtaaaaagtacaacatttaacTCGTGCAAAGTAAAGTATAACTTCTGTTCTGTTTTCTGATTAATTTTCAGGCTCAACGacataaataaaatcatgttgaaGCTGCAGAGAGAGTCTCGCTGTCAGCTCAGAGTGTGCAGGATTAAAGGTTGATTCCGCCTCTCAGCCTGCACAAACATAAAGagataaaactaataaacacgCTCAGAGTCTCTGTGAGCTGCTCTGTAACCTACAGGCTCCTCCTGATGGAGTCTGAGCAGAgggcagcaaaaaaaaacctcatccATCATCAGCCGGGCCGGTCTGAGGCGCCCTCTGCCGGCCGAGCGcctgaagcacacacacacacactcacacacacacacacacacacactcacacacacatctgccaGATGTGCAGCATCCATGACACCATAAACTGGcctcaaaaaaaaacattcaaggtGACATTTGTGTAATATTTTCCATCTTTATGATTAgataaatgctttaaattacACACGAGAGGAGGCGGATTTAAAGTTGACATTAAGACatttaactgtaaaataaacacattttcttcatttacatttcattttagagATTATTTTGgaatttattttgtgcattaaTTGCGTTTCAACTAAACCTGCATGGAAAGGAaagattttataataaaaaatataacgaCTTTGCTGTTAAATGATCGTTTATGTGATGGTTTATGGTGGCTTATTATCGACTACTGCACATTTTGCACTagtttctatgtgttttaaCTTAATGCAGGCCAGtgtgggaaataaataaatatattatgatatttttgaCCCAAAAAGTCGATATTGTGACGATTTTTCAGGGTTTACTTTTGGTGCTTTCACTAAATATTTCACGCAATCAAATTTATTGTTGAACAATCATGTCATAAtactatattaaatattaaaatccaaCACGATATCGATATATTATTGATCTATTGATCAGGCCTAGAGTAAACTACCAAACAAGTCTTGTTGCAAAGCAgacccaaaaaaaagcaaattctGCTAATTTTCCGCAGCATGTTTGCAGTGATTTTTCACAACAAACACTTTATCTCGAATTTGCACAATTTCAGAAATGAAAAGTTTATTCTCTAATGTCTAAAACAGCGAGTTTTGTCTGGATCGTGACTGTGCAGAGTGTCAGTAGAGCTCTTCTCCTCCTGACGCATCTGCGGCTGCAGTCTGCAGCGTCTCCTGACCCGCAGATGATCCCCGCCGCCATGAATTATGCATGAGATCCGGGTACAGATTACCCCTATCAATATGCAATACTCATTACGCTGGTTAAATTGCCACTTAATAGTTATGAATATGTGGAAAATGTCTGGGACACATATAGCCCACCACtggttttaacttttttttttctcgctaTACCTGAAATGAGTTTGaaaagacttttaaaaatattgcaCAAGTCTCCTATTATAACCTGTAGTTTCCTGCAGATAAtatcattatgttttattagctaaatgcatatataatgcCCACATATAGAGCCTGCAGCTTCCTTTATGTGCAGCCACTCAGCCTGTGTGTGTCCAGCTCAGGGTTTGTCCGAAACTTCACCTTTGGCCGCTCGGTGACTTGACACATCGGGATAAATCACTCCAGCAGCTCGCTCAAGTTCGCTGCGTGTCAGCTGCATAAAGCCACGACTTAGAGCCCAATAatgacacttttttcttttatttttttctggaaaacaTTTTGCAATTTAAAGCATTTCGTGTCTTACTTGCTTCCTGTCTTTAAATATCAGAAACTCATTAAATGTGCCTCTCCAGAATAAGAGGCCCCTAAAGCTCCTTTAAAAACAGTCTAAATTAtcagatttaaatgtatttttaaaataaaaatgccaaataatTATCCTGATGGTGGAagtgtgaggggaaaaaaatctgtcttttaTCTCAAATTCTAAGAGCAGTTTTGGAATAAATCAAATCTggcaatttaaattaaaataataattagcaggcacaatatttttttatagaaacagttttttttccaagtttCTCAGCAGCTTAAACTAACTAAATATAAGTGGACAGCACTTCCATCCCCAGTCCAGCCTTTCCAGTCCCATCCATGCAGTTAAGCCGTCACTTTCATTCAAGGTTGTGAATTATATAGTACATTGTCTACTCCCCAAAACCATAAAACCAACTTTATGGACCTCACGTGACTTTTCACAGTCTGTAAGTAATATAGGCCTATACAATCTTTGGTAAGGGGGGATTTTTACCAACTTCAGCCTTGCCTATATACCTGAAAGCCAAagcttcttaaaaaaaataaaagaggaaaagagaaatcTGGATTTTAACCAACAGCATATTTCCCACATGGCGCCGCAGGAGAGTCAGAGGAGGTAAGTTtggaaaagtttttgttttctctcagaAAAAAACTCGTTGTTGTTCCTGTGACACTTTTATAATTCTTACAAGTTAATCATTAGTGACTTTAAGTTGTTGCgcagctgctgttttaaaaaaatatatatatacaagccctcacttcttccttccttctttcctctaaTTGATAATCCAGAATCGAGACAAAGCCATTGAGAGAAACTTTTATTTCCAAGCGCTATGAGTTCacttacaaatacaaaaagctTATTGGCGAAAAAAGCTCACATCACTGCCTATCCACAGAATAACCCTTTGCACTAAAAATTTATCACATTGACAGGTTGAATACATTTGCATTGCTCATAATTATCctaaacaatattattaattcataataataatattaataataataataacagatgcACAAAATGTCCTAAAGCTACACATTGGCTTGAAACTTCTTTATGGATTTTGGCCACAAGATCAAAAATAGCAGTAAAAGTTACACTAAAGCGCTTTAGAATGGCCCCCGGATACATTACATTCAATGAAGAGCAGCATATGGTTtggaaacttttcttttttcttttctttttttttgaacTGTACAATGAATTTACTCCTGTTAGACCGTCAAGAAGTCACAATAAAGAGCTCAAGTTGAAACacttcagagagagagatagagggagagagagagagcagaaagcATGGACAATAATACCCCCAGTAATATTTACATCTTATTTTTCCAAATAGGACATCTAAGCTATCATAATACAACAACAGGGAACtaaaaatggcatttttcaGACCACAGAATACTTCTTCTTCTATCACAATAGCATGCTGGAAGGTGCTGCGCTTTCAAATAGCTTTACAGTACTCatggattcttttttttcttcgttttttaaattttataattattctttttttgacTCTTCCTCCCccccaacaaacaaaaaagttgtTCAGTTGTGGAAGGCGCTGCCTCCTGTTACAAGACTCATGCTTTTCAGTTTATTGTCCTTCTTCCACTTCATCCTGCGGTTCTGAAACCAGATTTTGATCTGTCTTTCGGAAAGACACAGGGCGTGGGCTATCTCTATCCTCCGCCGCCTGGTTAGGTACCTATTGAAGTGAAACTCTTTCTCCAGCTCTAGCGTCTGGTACCGGGTGTACGCGGTTCGGGCCCTTTTCCCATCAGGTCCAGTCATATCTACAATTTTACAGGAGAATCCAAAGAATTAGCAACTCGCActgcacagcaacaacaacaggagGAGGTTTCACTCGCTGCTATTAGACTTTTAGAAAATCTGGCTTCAGCATGAGGATGCACAGAGGGGTCACAACATGAGATGATGCATGCAAGGACACACAACAGTCACACTTTAAAGCTCCCAACACATCCTGCAGCCAACAAACCCACAAACACTGCCCTGTCCTCCCAAGCAGCCCGCTCACTCATGCAACACTTGACAGATTTATGGCACCAGCGTGACATCCCTCAAAACTAAATATTATTAGaggtgtaaatatatatatataaatatatatataccatgGCTTATGTGCAGTTTCCGCATCCAGGGGAATATTTGTGGCGATTGGCAATCATTTGATGtgggggtggaggaggtggcGTTGGGgtcctggtgctgctgctgctgctgctgctgctgctgctgcgcccGGGGAGCCGAGCCGGAGCCGCCGCTGCTGTGCGCGCCCTCCTCGGTCTCGGAGCCGACGGTGGCGTCCTTTATCTCCGTGAAATGagtgctgctgtttttgttgcCGCTCGAGGTCGAGCTCCGGTCAGACGGCGGAGAGGGGCTTTTTAGTTCCAGCGGCTCCCGGCTGGCCGTGGCGCACGACGGCGGCACCGGCTCTGGAGACGAGAGCGAGCAGTTGGGCGTCTGTCTGTAGCGGGCGTCCGGAGCGAATCCCCGGGCATCCTCCCTCACGGCCCCGAAGTGGCCGCCGTTGTTGGTGCGGTTCACGGTTAGGTCCATGCCATTGTAGTTGTAGCCGAAAGACCCGGAGTGCATGGTGCCAGGGTCTCTGAAGGAACCGCTCACAGCGCCGTTAGTCCCATAATTTAGTAACTGATAGTCGGAGCCATTTGGATAGCGCCCTGAGAACGAGTTTACAAAGTAAGAGCTCATTTGCTTGGATTTTTAAAGCCTCGATTTGTAGATCTTTGTCGCTATAATCCTGTGTGCTTGCACGATTTATGGATGCAATCATGAATTATAAGCAATGAAGCCCTACTGTACTTTGCCAGGTATGCGGCCAAATATGGGAGAGCGTTCGGGAATCACGTGCCTTTGTTGACCAGTCGTAAATCCTCACTGATGACTTCAAGAGGTAATTCATGCTCCATGGTTACAAATGATGACGAAATAATGGTCGTTAGGCTCCAGTCAATGGTGCCTCCCCGCTGCGCCCCGAGAGCCGTGCGGGCAGAGAGCGCCATCTTCCGGACAGCGGCGGTAGCGCCCCGCCGGGACGCGCTGTCAGGCCGCGGAGCCATCCATCATTTATGTAACGCGCTGATAAAACAGGCCACAAAAGGCTCAGGTAACACACAACAGACACTTATCAGCGACGTGGCGGCACTTTAACGCGAATAGTGTCAAACTGGAAATAATTTTAATCTTTACGTTGCTTTTATGTGAATTTATTGGCTTATTTTACAGGTTTATTGTGACTTCACACGCACCTCAGCCCCCctattattgtaataataattattattataacaccactgctgctaataataatattcataaatatTGAGTATAAATGACGCCACAAGATTTTCCAATATACATCAAAAAGCCTTTATTTCTATGTACAATTTCCTAAACAAAATATTGCACACAATATCCACATGTGCATTgaacacaataacaacaataaataacatgTAACATTTTCTGATCTGTACAAATGTGGAGATGGCACAGCTGTAAACAACAAGACTAGTATAGAACAACTAACACCACAGGATGGACAGAAGGacacaataattataataataataaaaataaaactcagtAGGCCTATACGATAATGAGGTAACAACAttgtcagaaactaaaataaaacaaagaaaacactaaaaaattatttacattttggcGGATTTTGCATAGTCCCCTAAAATTAAAGACACGAGCAcaaggacagacagaggacCTGACATTATCACCGTGCACAGACTGAAATAAACTCTACCTCTACACTCTCTAACATGGGTTCGCAGCACTTTATCTACaaagaaataatacatttttattttgggagtgtgcacacaaacacacacacacacatg
This window contains:
- the hoxb5b gene encoding homeobox protein Hox-B5b — encoded protein: MSSYFVNSFSGRYPNGSDYQLLNYGTNGAVSGSFRDPGTMHSGSFGYNYNGMDLTVNRTNNGGHFGAVREDARGFAPDARYRQTPNCSLSSPEPVPPSCATASREPLELKSPSPPSDRSSTSSGNKNSSTHFTEIKDATVGSETEEGAHSSGGSGSAPRAQQQQQQQQQQHQDPNATSSTPTSNDCQSPQIFPWMRKLHISHDMTGPDGKRARTAYTRYQTLELEKEFHFNRYLTRRRRIEIAHALCLSERQIKIWFQNRRMKWKKDNKLKSMSLVTGGSAFHN